One Tolypothrix bouteillei VB521301 DNA window includes the following coding sequences:
- a CDS encoding PAS domain-containing sensor histidine kinase, giving the protein MTNFTTTRIISKVTSAITVVVGCIVLIGWTLDITLLKSVFPGFVTMKANTAIAFLLAGVSLWLFVLEEQRRKYSFFARLIAIALSLIGWLTLCQYIFGWNLRIDELLFKDLPEATDTSHPGRMGANTALNFVLVGAALWLLGQRTNRSDCLAQGLSIVVVLISLQVIVGYIYGVRNFYHLGVYTTSMALHTALTFEVLCVGVLYIRPNTGFMRTITSEFNGGAIARLWIPTILILPPIVGWFINVGQTANRYDAAFGISLLVVLLDAIFLGLIWQNAKFLNKLDSTRHKAEKALRESEESYRLLVENVPQLVWTSQPDGFIEYFNQRWLDYTGLQLHQTLGWNWQQVVHPEDLPSALESWTTGLRTGNRVEAQYRLLRFDGVYRWHVVQAVPLCDSRGNVTKWFGTCTDIDDRIQAEVALRKSESRLRFFVESDSIGIISADMHGHLKEVNDAFLSIIGYTRKDFLTERLDLKDLTPSEFFSLDEAALAEARVKGNSSPYEKAYIRKDGTRVSVLVGCTIVGEQQEEAISFVLNISELKRTQAALTESEKRFRHVTDTAPVMVWMSGTDKLCHYFNKPWLDFTGRTMEMELGNAWLEGVHPDDLQHCWETYVSAFDARLTFQMEYRLRRFDGQYRWLLDIGVPRFTPEGEFLGYIGSCIDIEDRKQVEAQMRQINETLEERVKQRTAQLESANRELESFSYSVSHDLRAPLRHITGFVDLLQKRLLRTSLDETSQRYLDIITEATKQAGKLIDDLLTFSRVGRSEMRYTNVDMNLLLREVQRDLLLETKNRKISWQIESLPQVHGDPSMLRLVLRNLLENAIKYSKTRSLAEITVGSTSEEQEVVFFVRDNGVGFDMRYVHKLFGVFQRLHSEPQFEGTGVGLANVQRIVYRHGGRVWAESEIDKVTTFYFALPRGLGVASGE; this is encoded by the coding sequence GTGACTAACTTCACCACGACAAGAATAATCTCAAAAGTTACAAGCGCCATTACTGTTGTCGTCGGCTGTATTGTGCTGATTGGTTGGACACTCGATATTACCCTGCTTAAGAGTGTTTTCCCTGGATTTGTCACTATGAAAGCAAATACAGCGATCGCTTTTTTATTGGCTGGAGTCTCGCTGTGGCTGTTTGTGTTGGAAGAACAAAGGAGAAAATATAGCTTTTTTGCTCGTTTAATAGCGATCGCACTCTCACTAATTGGTTGGCTGACTCTGTGTCAATATATATTTGGGTGGAATTTAAGAATTGACGAACTGCTGTTTAAAGACTTGCCCGAAGCTACAGACACTTCTCATCCCGGAAGAATGGGGGCAAACACTGCCCTCAATTTTGTGTTAGTAGGTGCTGCACTGTGGTTGTTGGGGCAAAGGACAAATCGCAGTGATTGCTTAGCTCAAGGTTTAAGCATAGTTGTTGTCTTAATATCTCTCCAAGTAATAGTGGGCTATATCTATGGAGTGAGAAACTTTTACCATTTAGGCGTTTATACTACCTCAATGGCGTTACATACGGCACTAACTTTTGAGGTGCTTTGTGTGGGAGTGTTGTATATTCGTCCGAATACCGGTTTTATGCGGACAATTACTAGTGAATTCAATGGCGGTGCGATCGCTCGTTTGTGGATACCAACTATTTTGATTCTGCCCCCGATAGTGGGGTGGTTCATTAATGTGGGACAAACGGCTAACAGATATGATGCGGCTTTTGGCATATCGCTACTTGTCGTTTTACTAGACGCAATTTTTTTAGGATTAATTTGGCAAAATGCCAAGTTTCTTAATAAGTTAGATAGCACCCGTCACAAAGCAGAAAAGGCGCTGCGAGAGAGCGAAGAAAGCTATCGTTTGCTGGTTGAGAACGTTCCTCAATTAGTTTGGACTAGCCAACCTGATGGCTTTATAGAGTACTTCAATCAGCGTTGGCTGGACTACACTGGTTTGCAACTTCATCAAACTTTAGGATGGAATTGGCAACAGGTGGTTCATCCTGAAGATTTACCATCAGCCCTTGAGAGTTGGACAACCGGACTCAGGACAGGAAACCGAGTAGAAGCGCAGTATCGTCTCTTACGTTTTGATGGGGTTTACCGCTGGCATGTAGTACAAGCTGTACCACTATGCGACAGCAGAGGAAATGTTACTAAGTGGTTTGGAACTTGTACGGATATTGACGATCGCATACAAGCAGAAGTTGCCTTGCGTAAAAGCGAATCCCGATTGCGGTTCTTTGTGGAATCAGATTCGATCGGCATTATCAGTGCTGATATGCACGGACATCTGAAGGAGGTCAACGATGCATTTTTAAGCATAATTGGCTATACTCGCAAAGACTTTCTTACAGAAAGGCTGGATTTGAAAGACCTTACACCATCAGAGTTTTTCTCCTTAGATGAAGCAGCGCTAGCCGAAGCAAGGGTGAAAGGAAACTCTAGCCCTTATGAAAAAGCTTACATCCGAAAGGATGGCACTCGCGTTTCAGTGTTAGTTGGCTGCACTATAGTTGGAGAACAGCAGGAAGAAGCCATCTCATTTGTTCTCAATATTAGCGAACTCAAGAGAACACAAGCAGCCTTAACAGAAAGCGAAAAACGCTTTCGCCATGTCACAGATACTGCTCCGGTGATGGTTTGGATGTCCGGTACAGATAAACTTTGTCACTACTTTAACAAGCCTTGGTTGGATTTTACCGGACGAACAATGGAGATGGAATTAGGCAATGCTTGGTTAGAAGGCGTACATCCTGACGATCTTCAGCATTGCTGGGAAACTTATGTGAGTGCATTTGATGCGCGTCTGACTTTCCAAATGGAATACCGCCTCAGAAGATTTGATGGGCAATACCGTTGGCTTTTAGATATTGGTGTACCGAGATTTACGCCAGAAGGTGAGTTTTTAGGTTACATCGGGTCTTGTATAGATATAGAAGACCGCAAACAAGTGGAAGCCCAAATGCGGCAAATCAACGAAACTCTGGAAGAAAGAGTCAAACAACGCACTGCTCAGCTAGAATCTGCCAATAGGGAGCTTGAATCGTTCTCTTATTCAGTTTCTCATGACTTAAGAGCACCATTGAGGCACATCACCGGATTCGTTGACTTGTTGCAAAAACGGCTCCTAAGAACATCGCTCGATGAAACGAGTCAACGTTACCTTGACATTATCACCGAAGCTACCAAACAAGCAGGGAAATTGATTGATGATTTGTTAACTTTTTCCCGTGTGGGGCGTTCTGAAATGCGGTATACCAACGTAGATATGAATTTACTCTTACGGGAGGTACAACGCGATTTATTGCTAGAAACGAAAAACCGTAAGATTTCTTGGCAAATAGAATCACTACCCCAAGTACATGGTGACCCTTCAATGTTAAGACTAGTTCTCCGTAACTTGTTAGAAAATGCCATTAAATATAGCAAAACTCGTTCCTTGGCAGAAATTACTGTAGGCAGTACCTCTGAGGAACAAGAAGTGGTATTCTTCGTGCGAGATAACGGTGTTGGTTTTGATATGCGATATGTTCACAAATTATTTGGAGTTTTTCAACGCTTGCACAGCGAGCCTCAGTTTGAGGGTACGGGTGTAGGATTGGCAAACGTCCAGCGTATCGTCTACCGACACGGTGGGCGTGTCTGGGCTGAAAGTGAAATAGACAAGGTCACAACCTTTTATTTTGCGCTACCAAGGGGGCTTGGAGTAGCGAGTGGAGAGTAG
- a CDS encoding response regulator: protein MELKRILLVEDSINDVELILTSLAENHLGNEVVVVRDGEEALDYLYRRGLYRLRREGHPVVVLLDLKLPKIDGLEVLTQLKADPELRVVPVVVLTSSREEQDLTRCYELGTNAYVVKPIDFHEFVEVIRGLGLFWAIINEPPPGSIPPARSTHGFAGT from the coding sequence ATGGAACTAAAGCGCATTCTCCTAGTAGAAGACAGCATTAACGACGTTGAGTTAATCCTGACTTCACTGGCAGAAAACCATTTGGGTAATGAAGTTGTTGTTGTCAGAGACGGTGAAGAAGCATTGGATTACTTATACCGCCGTGGCTTGTATCGATTGCGGCGCGAAGGTCATCCTGTTGTGGTACTATTGGATCTTAAGCTACCAAAAATTGATGGATTAGAAGTTTTGACACAACTCAAAGCCGATCCAGAGTTGCGAGTAGTACCAGTAGTTGTGCTGACTTCCTCACGCGAAGAGCAAGATCTAACTCGCTGTTATGAACTAGGCACAAATGCTTACGTTGTTAAGCCTATTGATTTTCACGAATTTGTTGAAGTCATTAGAGGGTTAGGATTATTTTGGGCAATCATTAATGAGCCGCCTCCAGGTTCCATACCTCCGGCACGCAGTACTCACGGATTTGCAGGAACATAA
- a CDS encoding response regulator, with protein sequence MSGLRFLLLEDSLLDTELIYAVLTEGGISCELVQVKTEAEFQKALEEDSFDLILSDYSLPAFDGISALEMARRLVPDVPFIFVTATMGEEVAIETLKSGATDYVLKQRLERVVPSVRRAMREAEERRARKQAEAELKQQKEELERANRIKDEFLAVLSHELRSPLNAILGWSKILRTREINEATLARALETIERNAKLQTQLIEDLLDVSRIIRGKLTLRAQPTNLIPAIEAAIDTMRLAAQAKAIDLKFSILDSELENQSEFATSRSHKTQITDRQPQSLPNALTEETSTVTLIPQATQWHGKSKFLVLGDPNRLQQIVWNLLSNAIKFTTQGGQVEVMLERVGDKGDTQSPGYARITVKDTGIGIPSKFLPYVFDSFRQADGSTTRKHGGLGLGLAIVRHLIELHGGTVTASSPGEGQGATFTVKLPILEGSRSKIPLSPTDTPWLVSTTHSLPLTGVRVLVVDDERDSRDFIVYALEDCGAIAAGATSADSALEMLASFHPDVLVSDIGMPETDGYSLIRQIRNQPSEKGGQIPAIALTAYAGDRDRQEALAAGFQKHLSKPVMPDELANVVAELVNG encoded by the coding sequence ATGTCTGGTCTCAGGTTTCTCTTGCTGGAAGATAGCTTGTTGGATACTGAACTTATCTACGCCGTCTTAACTGAAGGCGGAATTTCTTGTGAATTGGTTCAGGTAAAGACAGAAGCTGAATTCCAGAAAGCACTTGAAGAAGATAGTTTTGACCTGATTCTTTCAGATTACTCCTTACCTGCATTTGATGGCATTTCAGCTTTGGAGATGGCACGTCGTTTGGTGCCCGATGTACCTTTCATCTTTGTAACCGCAACAATGGGAGAAGAGGTAGCAATTGAAACTCTCAAAAGCGGTGCAACTGACTATGTACTCAAGCAACGGTTGGAACGTGTTGTACCTTCAGTTAGGCGGGCTATGCGAGAAGCTGAAGAACGCCGCGCCCGCAAACAAGCAGAAGCTGAATTAAAACAGCAAAAAGAAGAATTGGAAAGGGCAAACCGCATCAAAGATGAGTTTTTGGCAGTACTTTCTCATGAATTGCGATCGCCCCTCAATGCCATTCTCGGGTGGTCAAAAATTCTGCGAACCCGAGAAATCAATGAAGCAACTCTTGCCCGCGCCCTAGAAACGATTGAGCGCAACGCCAAGCTACAAACTCAACTTATTGAGGATTTATTGGATGTCTCTCGCATTATTCGCGGTAAATTAACCCTGCGTGCTCAACCCACAAACTTAATTCCCGCAATTGAAGCTGCAATTGATACCATGCGTTTGGCAGCTCAGGCGAAAGCTATCGATCTCAAGTTTTCTATTTTAGATTCAGAATTAGAGAACCAAAGCGAATTTGCAACAAGTAGATCGCACAAGACTCAAATTACAGACAGACAACCCCAATCCCTACCCAATGCTTTAACAGAAGAAACGTCTACAGTCACTCTTATCCCACAAGCAACGCAGTGGCATGGCAAGTCAAAATTCCTTGTCTTGGGTGACCCCAATCGTTTGCAGCAAATCGTTTGGAATCTCCTCTCCAATGCAATCAAGTTTACAACTCAGGGGGGACAGGTGGAAGTCATGCTGGAAAGAGTGGGGGACAAGGGGGACACCCAATCCCCAGGATATGCCCGAATTACAGTCAAGGATACAGGTATAGGTATTCCTTCTAAGTTTCTACCTTACGTGTTTGATTCTTTTCGGCAAGCAGATGGTTCTACCACTCGCAAACATGGTGGTTTGGGGTTGGGTTTGGCAATTGTGCGTCACTTGATAGAACTTCATGGCGGAACTGTAACTGCAAGCAGTCCGGGAGAAGGACAGGGGGCAACATTTACAGTAAAACTGCCAATTCTTGAAGGGAGTAGAAGTAAAATTCCCCTCTCCCCTACAGATACCCCATGGCTTGTCTCGACAACCCACTCCCTTCCCCTAACAGGAGTGAGAGTTTTAGTCGTTGATGATGAGAGGGATTCTCGCGATTTTATAGTCTATGCTTTAGAAGACTGTGGTGCGATCGCAGCTGGGGCAACCTCTGCTGATTCAGCATTGGAAATGCTAGCATCTTTCCATCCAGATGTGCTAGTAAGCGACATTGGTATGCCGGAAACAGACGGTTATAGCTTAATTCGCCAAATTAGAAATCAGCCAAGCGAAAAGGGAGGACAAATCCCGGCTATTGCGCTAACAGCTTATGCCGGGGACCGGGATCGGCAAGAAGCGTTAGCTGCGGGTTTCCAAAAACACCTCTCAAAACCAGTTATGCCGGATGAACTTGCCAATGTGGTTGCAGAATTAGTTAATGGCTAA
- a CDS encoding leucyl aminopeptidase: MEIRGSNTPLLEWVGDGLAIGLFEDAVELTGELATLDEKLAGSIKELIAEEEFKGKQGSSSSIRVGSQSPVRKVIVVGLGKPEALKLETLRRAAAAAARTAKKQKCKTLAIHLPIFNNDKAQTAQAIAEGVQLALYQDNRFKSEPEDKSPQIEQVDLLGLGGQEAAITRANQIASGVFLARQLVAAPANSVTPITMAETATQIASEHGLQLEILEQEDCEKLNMGAFLGVAKASDLPPKFIHLTYKPEGTPRRKLAIIGKGLTFDSGGLNIKGAGSGIETMKIDMGGAAATLGAAKAIGQLKPDVEVHFISAVTENMISGHAMHPGDILTASNGKTIEVNNTDAEGRLTLADALVFADKLGVDAIIDLATLTGACVVALGEDIAGLFTPDDALATQLEKASEVSGEKIWRLPMEEKYFEGLKSGIADMKNTGPRAGGSITAALFLKQFVKDTAAWAHLDVAGPVWADKENGYNGPGATGFGVRTLVNWVLSEV, encoded by the coding sequence ATGGAGATTCGAGGGAGTAATACCCCACTTTTAGAGTGGGTTGGCGACGGTTTAGCGATTGGATTATTTGAAGATGCAGTAGAACTGACAGGGGAACTAGCCACTTTAGATGAAAAGTTGGCTGGTAGTATCAAAGAATTGATTGCCGAAGAAGAATTTAAAGGCAAACAAGGTAGCAGCTCTTCTATCCGAGTTGGCAGCCAAAGCCCAGTTCGTAAAGTGATTGTTGTTGGCTTGGGAAAACCCGAAGCTTTAAAACTGGAAACTCTTAGAAGGGCGGCGGCGGCGGCAGCAAGGACAGCTAAAAAGCAGAAATGCAAAACTTTGGCAATTCATCTGCCAATTTTTAATAATGACAAAGCACAAACCGCTCAAGCGATCGCCGAAGGAGTTCAACTAGCATTATATCAAGACAATCGCTTTAAATCTGAGCCAGAGGATAAAAGCCCGCAAATTGAACAGGTGGATTTATTGGGGCTTGGAGGACAGGAAGCGGCTATTACCCGTGCCAATCAAATCGCTTCTGGTGTCTTTTTAGCACGGCAGTTAGTTGCAGCACCAGCTAACTCTGTTACACCAATTACTATGGCAGAAACGGCTACACAAATTGCTTCCGAACACGGTTTGCAGCTAGAAATTTTAGAGCAGGAAGACTGTGAAAAGTTGAATATGGGTGCTTTTTTGGGAGTGGCAAAAGCTTCTGACTTGCCACCTAAATTTATTCACCTCACTTACAAACCAGAAGGTACGCCAAGACGCAAGCTAGCGATTATAGGAAAAGGTTTAACCTTTGACTCTGGCGGACTTAACATCAAAGGTGCTGGTAGTGGCATTGAGACCATGAAGATTGACATGGGTGGTGCTGCAGCGACTCTAGGCGCTGCTAAAGCCATCGGTCAACTCAAGCCAGATGTAGAAGTGCATTTTATTTCTGCTGTCACTGAAAATATGATCAGCGGTCATGCAATGCATCCCGGTGACATCCTCACGGCTTCCAACGGTAAGACGATAGAGGTAAACAATACCGATGCCGAAGGACGTTTGACTTTAGCAGATGCTTTAGTCTTTGCTGATAAATTAGGCGTGGATGCAATTATCGATCTTGCAACCCTTACAGGGGCTTGTGTTGTAGCCTTAGGAGAAGACATTGCCGGTTTATTTACGCCTGATGATGCTTTGGCTACCCAGTTAGAAAAAGCTTCAGAAGTTTCAGGGGAAAAGATTTGGCGATTGCCAATGGAAGAGAAGTACTTTGAAGGGCTGAAATCCGGTATTGCTGATATGAAAAACACGGGTCCGCGTGCTGGTGGTTCCATCACTGCTGCTTTATTCCTCAAGCAGTTTGTGAAAGATACAGCTGCTTGGGCACACTTAGATGTAGCAGGTCCCGTTTGGGCTGACAAAGAAAACGGCTACAACGGACCGGGTGCAACTGGCTTTGGTGTTCGTACTCTCGTTAATTGGGTATTGAGCGAAGTGTAA
- a CDS encoding helix-turn-helix domain-containing protein has protein sequence MKGGSKYQPLFEYLQNSDRTEITLTFAEIETLMSNSLPETARTQRRWWGNRSKGALQASAWMNAGYVVGEIDLETERVTFRKPSSGYKVQSVTDTTKWNSDSIKALRLKMGLTQSELAEELGVRQQTVSEWETGIYEPTRATSKHLNLVAEKAGFKYKTEK, from the coding sequence ATGAAAGGAGGGAGCAAGTATCAACCACTTTTTGAATACCTGCAAAACAGCGATCGCACAGAAATCACCCTGACTTTTGCAGAAATTGAGACGTTAATGAGTAACAGTTTACCAGAAACAGCACGAACCCAACGGCGTTGGTGGGGAAATCGCAGCAAAGGCGCATTACAAGCTTCCGCTTGGATGAACGCAGGATACGTTGTTGGAGAAATTGACTTAGAAACAGAACGTGTAACGTTTCGCAAGCCTAGTAGTGGCTACAAAGTTCAATCTGTGACAGACACTACAAAGTGGAATAGCGATTCAATTAAAGCATTACGTTTGAAGATGGGGTTGACACAATCAGAATTGGCTGAGGAATTAGGTGTCCGCCAACAAACCGTTAGCGAGTGGGAAACTGGAATATATGAACCAACTCGTGCTACATCAAAACACTTGAATCTGGTAGCTGAGAAAGCTGGATTTAAGTACAAAACAGAAAAATGA
- the tnpA gene encoding IS200/IS605 family transposase, translating to MAKLSQEAQTCGGRVPRHKQSLQEDYEYRRTENSISSINYHFVFVPKRRKPVLTGDLAHRLQEIIFELVTEHGWKLIALEIQSDHVHFFVNTPTHESPADIARWVKGRASHHLRKEFPELKKLPALWTPTYFVASTGQVSTEVVKNYIENQRGK from the coding sequence ATGGCAAAACTTTCTCAAGAAGCGCAAACTTGCGGTGGACGGGTTCCCCGGCATAAGCAAAGTTTGCAAGAAGACTACGAATACAGACGGACTGAAAACTCCATATCGTCTATTAACTATCATTTTGTGTTTGTTCCAAAACGCCGTAAGCCAGTATTAACAGGAGATCTAGCGCACAGATTACAAGAGATTATCTTTGAACTCGTTACTGAGCATGGATGGAAACTGATTGCTCTGGAAATACAATCCGACCATGTACACTTCTTTGTCAACACTCCTACCCATGAGTCACCTGCTGATATTGCTAGATGGGTAAAAGGTCGAGCATCGCACCACTTAAGAAAAGAATTTCCAGAATTAAAAAAACTACCTGCTTTGTGGACTCCGACTTATTTTGTAGCGTCAACAGGTCAGGTCAGCACTGAGGTAGTTAAAAATTATATTGAAAATCAACGAGGAAAGTAG
- a CDS encoding RNA-guided endonuclease InsQ/TnpB family protein, giving the protein MYRTIPIKARFTDEELAFWINQCEHANSLINSAIYHTKQTHYSRLEQQGDAFTTYWRADELRYGWKTYKCSTTYPELDKVLKDSPHYKAMAAQSAQQTLKTVGESITSYNGLVKKYYQGDVDRPSLPRYRKRGGLAAVTFPRQALTYKDGCFKPSISKETKPHLLTEIALAIPEFIDSDWVKEVTVRPYLGEVWIDWVIDDGKQPIDVNPHLDYTQAWSFDHGGTNWLTGVSTRGKSLIIDGRKLKAMNQGYSRLVAKYKQGKSDFYWNSNLDRVQRQRNNQMRDAVNKAARFIVNQCLNDRVGNLVVGWNDGQKSGSSMGKRGNQNFVLIPTGRLIERLKQLCPEYGIQLTITEEAYTSKASYLDDDSLYKHGEKPTGWKPSGQRVKRGLYKTFQGWLINADCNGAANIAKKVATQLGLNLVEVGRGALTLPRRVDLFKGLSKSFRIRCGVGL; this is encoded by the coding sequence TTGTACAGAACAATACCAATTAAAGCAAGATTTACTGATGAAGAGTTAGCCTTTTGGATTAATCAGTGCGAACACGCTAACAGTCTGATTAATTCAGCAATTTATCACACTAAGCAAACTCATTACAGTCGGTTAGAACAACAAGGTGATGCATTCACAACTTACTGGCGCGCTGACGAATTACGCTACGGGTGGAAGACGTACAAGTGCAGCACGACTTACCCTGAATTAGATAAAGTTCTCAAAGACAGTCCACATTACAAAGCAATGGCTGCACAGTCAGCGCAGCAAACGCTAAAAACAGTAGGGGAGTCAATCACCAGTTACAACGGATTAGTGAAAAAATATTATCAAGGCGACGTTGATAGACCTTCGTTGCCAAGATATAGAAAACGTGGTGGTCTTGCTGCTGTCACATTTCCAAGACAAGCACTTACTTACAAAGATGGTTGTTTCAAACCTTCCATCAGTAAAGAAACAAAACCTCATTTACTAACGGAGATTGCTTTAGCGATACCAGAATTTATTGATTCAGATTGGGTTAAGGAAGTAACAGTACGTCCTTATCTTGGTGAAGTGTGGATCGATTGGGTGATTGATGATGGTAAACAACCAATTGATGTTAACCCTCACCTTGATTACACCCAAGCTTGGTCATTTGACCACGGTGGTACAAACTGGCTAACAGGTGTTTCGACCCGTGGAAAAAGTTTAATTATTGATGGTCGTAAGCTTAAGGCAATGAACCAAGGTTATTCCCGTTTGGTTGCCAAGTACAAGCAAGGTAAATCAGATTTCTACTGGAATAGCAACCTAGACCGAGTGCAACGCCAGCGCAATAATCAAATGCGTGATGCTGTTAACAAGGCAGCAAGATTCATTGTTAACCAGTGCCTTAACGATCGCGTTGGGAACCTTGTTGTCGGTTGGAACGATGGTCAAAAAAGTGGTTCCAGTATGGGGAAGCGTGGTAATCAGAACTTTGTGCTCATTCCCACAGGACGATTGATTGAACGATTAAAGCAACTTTGCCCAGAATACGGAATACAGTTAACAATTACTGAGGAAGCATACACTTCTAAAGCGTCTTACCTAGATGACGATAGCCTCTACAAGCATGGTGAAAAACCCACAGGATGGAAACCGTCAGGTCAAAGGGTAAAGCGCGGATTGTACAAAACTTTTCAAGGATGGCTAATCAATGCGGATTGCAATGGTGCAGCTAATATAGCCAAAAAAGTAGCCACACAGCTAGGCTTGAACCTGGTCGAGGTGGGTAGGGGAGCCTTGACACTCCCAAGACGAGTTGATTTGTTTAAGGGATTATCCAAATCATTTCGTATACGTTGCGGAGTGGGTCTATAA
- a CDS encoding LOG family protein, protein MTSSESLDTLDSLQAAIAELFEHLPTSKNRQYVTQALSTIVRLAKSEIDRLDWKILSAALADMERGFELFYAYRHVRKVTIFGSARLSSESPEYRMAYDFARCVSQLGFMVMTGGGGGIMQAGNEGAGRENSFGLNIQLPFEQTANPVIEGDPKLIHFKYFFTRKLFLLKESDAIALFPGGFGTQDEAFECMTLSQTGKFGPVPVVLIDFPGGDYWRSWSEYINEQLVKKGLVSPDDPSLYTVTDDLDVACNAITGFYQVYHSSRYVSDRLVIRLKSELSDAEVEQLNAKFGDILVKGRIEKSQALPQEAQDETFNLPRLVLYFNQRDLGRMYQLIATINHMGTPSQEEKDHPERK, encoded by the coding sequence ATGACCTCATCTGAGTCGTTAGACACATTGGATTCTCTCCAGGCAGCTATCGCTGAATTATTTGAACACTTACCGACATCAAAAAATCGGCAGTATGTCACACAGGCACTATCTACCATAGTGCGTTTGGCAAAGAGTGAAATCGATCGCCTAGATTGGAAAATCTTATCAGCTGCCCTAGCTGATATGGAACGTGGTTTTGAGCTTTTTTATGCTTACCGACACGTTCGGAAAGTCACGATCTTTGGTTCGGCACGTTTATCCTCAGAAAGCCCGGAATACCGCATGGCTTATGATTTTGCTCGCTGTGTTTCTCAACTGGGGTTCATGGTGATGACGGGTGGCGGTGGTGGAATCATGCAAGCTGGGAATGAAGGTGCCGGAAGAGAAAATTCTTTTGGTCTAAACATTCAGTTACCCTTTGAGCAAACAGCAAACCCAGTTATTGAGGGAGATCCAAAACTCATTCACTTTAAGTATTTTTTTACCCGCAAGCTATTTCTGCTGAAAGAAAGCGATGCCATTGCCCTATTTCCCGGTGGTTTTGGCACTCAAGACGAAGCTTTTGAATGCATGACTTTGAGTCAGACAGGAAAATTTGGTCCGGTACCGGTGGTTTTAATCGACTTTCCTGGAGGCGATTACTGGCGATCTTGGAGCGAATACATCAACGAACAGCTGGTAAAAAAAGGTTTGGTGAGCCCTGACGATCCCAGTCTTTATACGGTAACAGACGATTTGGATGTGGCGTGTAACGCAATCACTGGCTTTTACCAAGTGTATCACTCCAGCCGTTATGTGAGCGATCGCTTAGTTATCCGTCTTAAATCAGAATTATCTGATGCTGAAGTCGAACAACTCAATGCTAAGTTTGGTGACATTTTAGTTAAGGGACGGATAGAAAAGAGCCAAGCATTACCTCAAGAAGCACAGGATGAAACCTTCAATCTACCTCGCCTTGTTTTGTACTTCAACCAAAGAGATTTAGGGAGAATGTATCAGCTGATTGCAACAATTAACCACATGGGTACTCCATCTCAAGAGGAGAAAGACCATCCAGAAAGGAAATAA
- the trxA gene encoding thioredoxin produces MSAAAQVTDSTFKQEVLDSEVPVLVDFWAPWCGPCRMVAPVVDEIANQYEGQLKVVKVNTDENPNVASQYGIRSIPTLMIFKGGQKVDMVVGAVPKTTLANTLEKYL; encoded by the coding sequence ATGTCAGCAGCCGCACAAGTTACAGACTCTACCTTTAAACAGGAAGTCCTAGATAGCGAGGTTCCTGTTCTAGTTGATTTTTGGGCCCCTTGGTGCGGACCCTGTCGCATGGTTGCTCCTGTTGTAGATGAGATTGCCAACCAATACGAAGGTCAATTGAAGGTAGTCAAAGTCAATACCGATGAAAATCCTAATGTTGCAAGTCAATATGGCATCCGCAGCATTCCCACGCTTATGATTTTTAAGGGTGGGCAAAAAGTTGATATGGTCGTCGGTGCTGTTCCTAAAACTACATTAGCTAACACTTTGGAGAAATATCTTTAA